The Verrucomicrobiota bacterium genome contains a region encoding:
- a CDS encoding sugar phosphate isomerase/epimerase — translation MNPTAPSRRRFLKSTAAASALALAEALPAAEAAVRRRNLALGYDNFAVRAMKWNARQLIDWAAQLRTDSLFITDFGPFEGRHDDASLGDVRRYAADRGLKIQLGSWSVCPTSKTFKKDWGTADEHLALGIRMAKALGSPVFRAILGNGSDRTTEGGIEARIADTVKVLKAARSRARDAGVKIAIENHGGDMQAWELVTLIKAAGTDFVGANLDSGNAAWTMEDPLENLEILGPHVLTTSLRDSAVWESPNGATVQWTAMGEGTVDLKAYFDRFEKLCPKAPVHIETISGFPRELPFLKADANFWRAWPKLRERDLMKFIALAKRGTPVPAHRSANSEAEQAYQRGEVERSIRYCRDVLGLGLK, via the coding sequence ATGAACCCGACCGCACCGTCCCGACGCCGTTTTCTCAAGTCCACGGCCGCGGCATCCGCGCTGGCGCTGGCAGAAGCCTTGCCGGCCGCCGAGGCGGCGGTGCGCCGGCGGAACCTCGCGCTAGGCTACGACAATTTCGCGGTTCGCGCGATGAAGTGGAACGCGCGCCAGCTCATTGACTGGGCCGCGCAGCTCCGGACGGACTCGCTGTTCATCACCGATTTCGGCCCGTTCGAGGGAAGGCACGATGACGCCTCGCTTGGGGACGTTCGCAGATACGCCGCCGACCGCGGCCTGAAAATCCAGCTTGGTTCGTGGAGCGTTTGTCCGACGTCGAAAACCTTCAAGAAAGACTGGGGCACGGCCGACGAACATCTCGCGCTCGGCATCCGCATGGCGAAGGCGCTCGGCTCGCCGGTGTTTCGAGCCATCCTCGGGAACGGGAGCGATCGCACGACCGAGGGCGGCATCGAGGCGCGCATTGCCGACACGGTGAAGGTGCTCAAGGCAGCGCGTAGCCGCGCGCGCGACGCGGGCGTGAAGATCGCGATCGAGAATCACGGCGGCGACATGCAGGCATGGGAGCTGGTCACGCTGATCAAGGCCGCGGGCACGGATTTCGTGGGCGCGAATCTCGACTCCGGCAACGCCGCGTGGACGATGGAAGACCCGCTGGAGAATCTCGAGATTCTCGGTCCGCACGTGCTGACGACGAGCCTGCGCGATTCAGCCGTGTGGGAGTCGCCCAATGGCGCGACCGTCCAATGGACCGCGATGGGCGAGGGCACCGTGGACCTGAAGGCATACTTCGACCGGTTCGAGAAGCTGTGCCCCAAGGCGCCCGTGCACATTGAAACCATCAGCGGGTTCCCGCGCGAGCTTCCGTTCTTGAAGGCCGACGCGAATTTCTGGAGGGCGTGGCCCAAGCTGCGCGAGCGGGATCTGATGAAATTCATCGCGCTCGCCAAGCGGGGGACGCCCGTTCCGGCGCACCGTTCGGCAAACAGCGAGGCGGAGCAGGCCTACCAGCGCGGCGAGGTCGAGCGGAGCATCCGGTATTGCCGGGACGTGCTCGGGCTCGGGTTGAAGTAA
- a CDS encoding LamB/YcsF family protein, translating to MKLDLNCDLGEGEPIGRTRALMRHITSANVACGGHAGDVRSMAACVRLAKQFGVKAGAHPGLWSRADFGRGDASLTPDEFELLLLQQVSAVQAIAREAGLPLHHIKLHGALYHASETDSKLRRRYLECVLRFWPGARIYALAGGAVCRDARRVGVNVWPEVFADRAYRDDGTLVARGEPGAMIPSTRGAVEQVRQVMKTGELTTMSGARLKLVPRTVCVHSDSENAAQLLQRIASAVR from the coding sequence ATGAAACTCGACCTCAACTGCGACCTCGGCGAAGGGGAGCCCATTGGCCGCACCCGTGCGCTCATGCGCCACATCACCTCGGCGAACGTGGCCTGCGGCGGGCACGCAGGCGACGTCCGGTCGATGGCCGCGTGCGTGAGGCTCGCGAAGCAATTCGGCGTGAAGGCCGGCGCACATCCCGGCTTGTGGAGCCGCGCGGACTTTGGCCGGGGTGACGCGAGCCTGACTCCCGACGAGTTCGAATTGCTCCTGCTCCAGCAAGTCAGCGCGGTCCAAGCCATCGCGCGCGAAGCGGGCCTGCCGCTCCACCACATCAAGCTTCACGGTGCGCTCTACCACGCGAGCGAGACGGACTCCAAACTCCGACGCCGATACCTCGAATGCGTCCTGCGTTTCTGGCCCGGGGCGAGGATCTACGCACTCGCCGGGGGCGCTGTGTGTCGCGACGCCCGCCGGGTTGGCGTGAACGTGTGGCCCGAGGTCTTCGCAGACCGTGCGTATCGCGACGACGGGACATTGGTCGCTCGCGGCGAACCAGGCGCGATGATCCCATCGACTCGAGGTGCCGTCGAACAGGTGAGACAAGTGATGAAGACCGGCGAACTGACAACGATGAGCGGCGCCCGACTGAAGCTGGTCCCGCGAACCGTGTGCGTTCATTCCGATTCAGAGAACGCGGCGCAACTCCTCCAGAGGATTGCCTCGGCTGTTCGTTGA
- a CDS encoding biotin-dependent carboxyltransferase, with the protein MSATLRILAPGLGATVQDPGRPGWQRFGVPPGGAMDPHAAGWANRLLENPPDAPVLELLLQGARLEVLLDSWLAITGAEAGTTTPTWRARLASAGEVIEFPRARSGVWSYIAVEGGLAAPQWLRSASAYPRANLGLILKAGDELARTDAGAFSLPRGVAGRIIAPEERRDYGHPPALRVWPAPQWNDFDETERVKFFGSEWTVTAQCDRAGYRLSGEPIRCRVASIISEPTLPGTIQVPEGGQPIVTMRDGPTVGGYPKLAVVDAADLPWLAQCKPGTKARFRLSE; encoded by the coding sequence ATGAGCGCCACCCTTCGAATTCTCGCCCCCGGTCTCGGCGCGACCGTGCAGGACCCCGGCCGACCCGGCTGGCAGCGCTTCGGCGTGCCGCCGGGCGGCGCCATGGATCCGCATGCAGCTGGGTGGGCGAATCGTTTGCTCGAGAACCCGCCTGACGCCCCCGTGCTTGAACTCCTGCTCCAGGGCGCGCGGCTCGAAGTGCTCCTCGACAGTTGGCTCGCCATCACCGGCGCGGAAGCGGGCACGACCACGCCGACGTGGCGGGCGCGACTCGCGTCCGCAGGCGAAGTCATCGAGTTCCCCCGCGCGCGCTCCGGCGTGTGGAGCTACATCGCGGTCGAAGGCGGACTCGCGGCGCCGCAGTGGTTGCGGAGCGCGAGCGCGTATCCGCGTGCGAACCTCGGACTCATCCTGAAAGCCGGCGACGAACTCGCGCGCACGGACGCCGGTGCATTCTCGCTGCCGCGCGGAGTCGCGGGCCGGATCATCGCACCCGAAGAACGGCGTGATTACGGGCACCCGCCCGCGCTCCGCGTCTGGCCCGCGCCGCAGTGGAACGACTTCGATGAGACCGAGCGCGTGAAGTTCTTCGGCTCGGAGTGGACCGTGACGGCGCAATGCGACCGCGCCGGCTATCGGCTCTCGGGCGAACCCATCCGCTGCCGGGTCGCGAGCATCATCAGCGAGCCGACGTTGCCCGGGACCATTCAGGTTCCCGAAGGCGGCCAGCCTATTGTCACGATGCGTGACGGGCCGACGGTCGGTGGGTATCCGAAGCTCGCCGTCGTTGACGCCGCCGACCTCCCGTGGCTCGCTCAATGCAAGCCGGGCACAAAGGCAAGGTTCAGGCTTTCGGAATGA